From the genome of Thermincola ferriacetica:
GGTATCCCAGAATTCTGCCTGCAGTTTTAAATCCCTGGGTGTGCCGCCTTTGGGTGCGGCTCCGGTAGGGACTTTGGTTTCCCAGTCGGTCCAGTAATCGGTTTCTACCAGCACTTCAAAGCCGTAACCGGCCCGGGTGATTTTATTGGGGTCGAGCTTGTGTTTTTTGGCGAAGGGCTTGATTTCCCATGCTCCCCGGCGTTCTTCCGGCGGGGCCTGGTCATCACCCTGCCGGGTGTTCAGTATCAACCGGGCGGAAATGGTTTCTTTGTAGGTGACATCGCGACTGTGGGTCACTGTTTCGCCTTTACTGTTGGTGGTGGTCCAGACATAGGTGACGGTCCATTCCCTGCTGTTCTTCTCTCTGCCCTGACAGTAGGGTTCGGGTAGGGCCGGGACCGTTATGCGCACGTCTCTGGTACAGGTATTGTTGGCGCGGTTAATGTCCGGCAGTTTTTTATCAGGATCGGCCACTACTTTTAAGGTGATGGTTTTTCCGGGTGTACCGGGAACTGCCCAGTTAAAATTCCTGGTATCTGTTTTGCCGGCAGGGAGAGTGATCTTATCCTTTTTCACCAATTTAGCGCCGGCGAAGTAGTGAGCGGTGAAGGTTTCTGTATTG
Proteins encoded in this window:
- a CDS encoding CARDB domain-containing protein codes for the protein TLKDINWQNNTRRVLIKSHVTDIAVTSIAQQEPAIAGTEELATVTFKNLGANTETFTAHYFAGAKLVKKDKITLPAGKTDTRNFNWAVPGTPGKTITLKVVADPDKKLPDINRANNTCTRDVRITVPALPEPYCQGREKNSREWTVTYVWTTTNSKGETVTHSRDVTYKETISARLILNTRQGDDQAPPEERRGAWEIKPFAKKHKLDPNKITRAGYGFEVLVETDYWTDWETKVPTGAAPKGGTPRDLKLQAEFWDTKNRSVLGGPVELEPIGKREAKGHTYITWALKAKTHTLGDGRRITDRKHYTDLNNYSATEENIDKGRYYVTVSNINNFGM